Genomic window (Prionailurus bengalensis isolate Pbe53 chromosome E3, Fcat_Pben_1.1_paternal_pri, whole genome shotgun sequence):
CTGCACCCCAGCTTTAGGTCCTGAACTCCCTCTCCCACACATGGCAGGCCTTGCAACCATGGTGGCCAGCCTCCTGCTGCTGGCCCTGTGTGCCCACCGCATTGCCCCTGCAGGTAAGAGCTCCAGCCTCAGCCTGGGGCTGTCAGGCAGGACAGTGTGGCTGGGACAGCACAGTGGAGGGTGGAGGACTGACTGGGCTGGGTCTGGAGTGGAATGTTGAGGAGCGGTGGCCCCAGAGCTGGGAGGTGTTGGGCTCGGGCTCGGCAGCCCAGAGTTTCAGGCAGCCCGGGCTCTTCTCTCTCCCGTCCTCTAGGCTCTGTGACCATCCCCTCTTCCTGCTGTATGTCCTTCATTTCCAAGAAAGTTCCAGAGAGCCGAGTGGTTAGTTACCAGCTGTCCAGTGGGAGCCTCTGCCCCAAGGCAGGAGTGATGTAAGTAACCTCCTCTCCCGGACCCCCAgcgtgagaggggcaggggagatgaCCGTCCATTCAGGGTCACTGGGGAGTAAAGTTGGGAGGGCCTGGCTCTCTGATCCTGGGGAAGCCAcctcacctccctgagcctcagccttCTCCCCCAAGAGATTAGGAAGAGGACTCTGAGACAACAGTCATTTCTTGAGTAccagatatatataaatatatacatatactaggCACTATTTGGGGGCATATCCCATTACCTTAACTAACCCTCTCGACCACTCTGTGAAGCAGATATAATTATTCCCGTTTTACAGAGAAcagctgaggcccaggaaggtggcctgcccaaggtcactaGGACTCCAAATCACTTCCTAGCTACCCCCCACCCAAGGTAGCGAGTGTGAACTTACTGGAGGCATCTGCCTTTTTCCCCTGgaggttttcttcctttcttgtctttctttctttctttctttctttctttctttctttctttctttctttctttctaagtttatttatttactttgagagagacaaagagagagtacaagtgggggaggagcagagagacggggacagaggatcatccctctgtggggctcaaactcacgaaccgagagatcatgacctgagccaaagtcggatgctcaaccgactgagccacccaggcgccactcccTGGAGGTTTTCAgtgcattttctcctttcctctcctccctgtg
Coding sequences:
- the CCL24 gene encoding C-C motif chemokine 24, which produces MAGLATMVASLLLLALCAHRIAPAGSVTIPSSCCMSFISKKVPESRVVSYQLSSGSLCPKAGVIFTTRKGQKFCGDPEQHWVQTYMKNLDAKRKKAAPGLRVTGVKALLQRSPASSTAI